One window of the Eucalyptus grandis isolate ANBG69807.140 chromosome 6, ASM1654582v1, whole genome shotgun sequence genome contains the following:
- the LOC104449195 gene encoding neuroguidin, translated as MEETSSSPDKETVDREAPQLAAALKEMKEGLDTVKAKVQALTAKVKASQFPTAEGISYLEAKHLLLLSYCQSLVYYLLRKAKGLSIDGHPVVRSLVEIRLFLEKIRPIDKKLQYQIQKLTTIGRGAAESTASNEKETDAPRRTEDLLKYRPNPDMLVSKSDTTAEGGSGVYKPPKFAPTSMGEDKMSRQEKNALRKEKETLRQAGQSDYVRELMDDLQGKPEEIREVIGTESRELTTYKAKWEERARREEELFTRAPVTKLEKKKQKHLLKSRNGLLGLTDSFYDEIKTLPLEDDGGEKMSGFGGGGSSGIRKFKKHKRRH; from the exons ATGGAGGAGACAAGCAGTTCACCCGACAAGGAGACCGTGGACAG agagGCCCCTCAGTTGGCTGCAGCgttgaaggaaatgaaagaagGGCTGGATACGGTGAAAGCAAAGGTGCAAGCTTTAACTGCAAAG GTAAAAGCAAGTCAATTTCCAACAGCAGAAGGGATAAGCTACCTTGAAGCGAAACACCTACTTCTTTTAAGCTATTGCCAGTCACTCGTGTATTATTTGCTGCGGAAGGCAAAAGGACTTTCAATTGATGGTCATCCGGTTGTTCGGAGCCTTGTAGAGATAAGattatttttggaaaag ATCCGACCCATTGACAAGAAACTCCAATACCAAATTCAGAAACTCACGACGATTGGTAGAGGTGCTGCAGAGAGCACTGCCTCGAATGAAAAGGAAACAGATGCTCCTCGGAGAACTgaagatttgttgaaatatcGTCCAAACCCAGACATGCTTGTCAGCAAATCAGATACAACTGCTGAG GGCGGTAGTGGTGTTTATAAGCCTCCCAAGTTTGCCCCGACTTCAATGGGGGAGGACAAGATGTCAAGGCAAGAAAAAAATGCTTtaagaaaggagaaagagacTCTACGGCAAGCTGGGCAGAGTGACTATGTGAGAGAATTGATGGATGATTTGCAGGGGAAACCTGAAGAG ATTCGTGAAGTTATTGGGACCGAAAGTAGGGAGCTTACTACGTATAAGGCAAAATGGGAAGAGCGTGCACGGCGAGAAGAGGAGCTTTTCACTCGAGCTCCTGTTACAAAGttggagaaaaagaagcagaagcacTTATTGAAGTCAAGAAATGG GTTGCTTGGCCTTACTGACAGCTTTTACGATGAAATCAAAACCTTGCCTTTAGAGGATGATGGTGGTGAAAAGATGTCTGGctttggtggtggtggtagcaGCGGGATCAGAAAATTTAAGAAGCACAAG